The region TGCGCACCCTGGCCACCGGCGCCAGCCTGATCCGCACCGACACCAAGCTCAATACCGCTGCCATGAAGGAGCTGGCGATCGAGCTGATGAAGGACCCGAGCGTGATCGCGGTCGAACCCGATCTGCTCAAGCAAAAAACGATGGTCCCGAACGATCCGGGCTACGCGCAGCAGTGGCACTACAAGAACGGCCCGGGCGGCATCAACCTCGAACCGGCCTGGGACATCACCGACGGCGACGGCATCGTAGTCGCGGTGCTCGACACCGGCATCACCCCGCACACCGATCTCGACGCCAACATCCTGCCGGGCTACGACTTCATCATCGACCAGGAAGTCAGCGTCGATGGCGACGGCCGCGACGCCAATCCGAACGATCCGGGCGACTGGCACGCCGGCGAGTGCAACATCTTCGGCATCCCGGAAGACAGCAGCTGGCACGGCACCCACGTCGCCGGCACCATCGCCGCGGCGACCAACAACGCCAGCGGCGTCGCCGGCGTGGCGCATGGCGCCAAGGTCCAACCGGTGCGCGTGCTCGGCAAATGCGGCGGCTACACCTCCGACATCATCGATGCCGTGACCTGGGCCTCGGGCGGCAGCGTCGCCGGCGTGCCGGACAACGCGACCCCGGCCGAAGTCATCAACCTCAGCCTCGGCGGCAGCGGCGCCTGCAGCGTGGCCGAACAGACCGCGTTCGACGCAGCGCGCGCACGCGGCACCACCGTCGTCATCGCCGCCGGCAACTCGGGCGGCGACGTGGTCAACTTCTCGCCCGCCAACTGCGACAACGTCGTCGCCGTGTCCGCGGTCGGCCCGACCGGCACCCTGGCCAGCTACTCCAACTTCGGCCCGAAGATCGACGTCGCCGCACCGGGCGGTTCCGGCGCGCAGCCGGCGGCCGACAACATCCTGTCGACGCTGAACCTCGGCCTGCAGGCGCAGGAAGGTCCGGGCTACGCCTGGATGGCCGGCACCTCGATGGCGGCGCCGCACGTCGCCGGCGTGGTCGCGCTGATGCAGTCCGCGGCGACCACGCCGAAGACGCCGGCCGAGATCGAAAAGATCCTGGTCAACACCGCTCATGTCGGCGGTCTGCCGGGCGGCTGCAGCTGGGCCAGCCCCTGCGGTTCGGGCATCGTCGACGCGCGTCACGCGGTCGCCGTGGCCAACGGCAGCGAGCCGCTGCCGCCGGATCCGCAGGCGCCGGAACCCGAGCCGCCGATCGAGCTGGAGAACGGCATCACCGTGACCAACATCGAAGTCGCGGCGAACGGCGTGATCAAGTACCAGCTGCTGGTGCCGAACGGCGCGTCGAACCTGTTGTTCGCCATGTACGGCGGCACCGGCGATTCGGACATCTACGTCAAGTACGGCGCGGAGCCGACCAACACGTCCTACGACTGCCGTCCGTTCACCGCGAGCAACAACGAGACCTGTTTCTTCCCGACTCCGAAGGGCGGCGTGTGGTACGTCAACGTCAAGGGCTATCGCGCCTCGGCGGGCATGTCGCTGTACCCGAGCTTCGTCGACGCCAATTGGCCGCGTCGGGTCGATGCCAAGGCCAGCGCGCTGCCGAACCATCGCACCTCGGTCAACCTGTCGTGGGAGAAGGGCAAGAAGAACATCGACATCTACCGCAACGGCGCGATCCTCAAGACCGTGCGCAACACCGGCGCCAACACCGATACCTTCCGCATCATCGGCAGCGGCACCATGAGCTACAAGCTGTGCAACAACCAGACGCAGGAATGCGCGGATCCGGTGGAGATCCAGTACAACTCCAGCAAGTGATCGCAGCGTAGGCAATCGCGAAGGGCCCGGATCGCTGGGCCCTTCGTTTTTTCCGGGGATGCATCGGCCCCACTCGATCGCGAGGTCCCGGTCGTGGCCGCCGTCGCATCGTTGCGGCGCAGCGAACGCACACGCCAGACGGCTTCGGATCGCCCAAGGCACTCCATCCCCGTCCCGGTCGAGGCGGCCTGCGGTCGCTCGTCGTCCGGCCACATCCGGCACGCTTCAGCCATCGCGCAAGCGCTCCATACTCACGAACCCCGGTTCCAGAACAGCGGAGACTTCATGCGCCATCCTTCATCCGCCCCATTCCGCCCCGCCCTCGCCCGCAGCGGCCTGTTGTTGGCCGTGCTGATCGCCGGCGTGGCCGGCTGCGACAAGCAATCCCCACCTGCCGACGAGAGCGCGACGGCGGCAACGCCGGCGCCGGTCGCCGCCCCGGTCGTGCGTTTCGACGCCAAGCTCAGCCTGGTCAACAACAACGGTGCGATCCGCTACGACGGCACCGTCGACAGCGAAGCCACCCGCAAGGCGCTGAGCACCGCCCTGACCCAGGCCTACATGGGCCAGATCAGCGGCAGCCTCAACGTCGACAAGGCCGCCAAGCCGGCCCCGTGGCAGGACAAGCTGCCGCAATTCGCCGCCGCGCTGACCATGCCCGGCGCCGCGGTCAGCTTCCAGGGCACCACGATCGAGCTCAGCGGCCAAGCCTCCGACGCCGACCGCGTGACCCTGCTCGAGAAAGCCAAGGCCTTGTTCCCCGGCTACAACTACGCCGGCCTGTTCGAGGGCGTCGGCGGCGCGGCCGCCTCCTCCGACGCAGCCGCGCAGGCCCTGGCCGCACTCGAACCCGGCAAGGCCAGCAGCGCCGAGATCGCCAAGGCGCTGAACCTGATGAACCTGCGCTTCGACGAGGGCAGCGCGCGCATCGCGCCGGCCAGCCTCGACATCCTCAGCCGCGCCGCCAAGGCCCTGCAAGCCGGCCCCAAGGACGCGCGCTACGAGATCGTCGGACCCGGCGGCGGCGCCGGCCAGCCGGCCGACAACGAAGCCCTGTCGCGCCAGCGCGCCGAAGCGGTCAAGGTCCAGCTGATCGTCGCCGGCGCCAACCCGGGCGCGCTCGACACCCGCGGCGAACCCGGCGCGGCGGCGACGCCGCTGCGTTTCAATCCGGTCAAATGATCCACCGGCCGCGGGCGCCCGGCCCCGGTCTTGCAAGCTGAATGAGTCCGACGGGGGCCGACGGCCCCCGTCGTGTTTGCGCACTCCGCCGGCACGCACGCCGATGCGCGCCGGCCGGCGCCGCGGCCGCCATCGGTGAACCCCAGGCCCCACGGGCCTCGCGCGGATGGTCCCAAGGCTTCCGTTTTCCGGATTTGCCCCCACCTAGCCCACTCGATACGCTCCTCTGTTCGCCGTCGCGTTTCGCGCCGGCAGCCCTCCCCCCTTGCAGGCACCCGATGGCGCTGGACTACATCCGCATCCGCGGCGCGCGGACGCACAACCTCAAGAACATCGATCTCGATCTGCCGCGCGACAAGCTGATCGTGATCACCGGCTTGTCCGGTTCCGGTAAATCCTCCCTGGCCTTCGACACGATCTACGCCGAAGGCCAGCGACGCTACGTCGAATCACTGTCGGCCTATGCCCGACAGTTCCTGTCGGTGATGGAAAAGCCCGATGTCGACCACATCGAAGGCCTGTCGCCGGCGATCTCGATCGAGCAGAAATCCACCTCGCACAACCCGCGCTCGACCGTTGGCACGATCACCGAGGTCTACGACTACCTGCGTCTGCTGTACGCACGCGTGGGCGCGCCGCGTTGCCCCGATCATCACTACCCGCTCGAAGCCCAGACCGTCAGCCAGATGGTCGACCAGGCGCTGGCGCTGGACCCCGAGCAGCGCTACATGCTGCTGGCCCCGGTGATCCGCGAGCGCAAGGGCGAGCACGCCCAGGTGTTCGAGCAACTGCGCGCGCAGGGCTTCGTGCGCGTGCGCGTCGACGGCGAGCTGTACGAGATCGACGCGGTGCCGCCGCTGGCGCTGCGGGTCAAGCACACCATCGAAGCGGTGGTCGACCGCTTCCGCCCGCGCGACGACATCAAGCAGCGCCTGGCCGAGTCGTTCGAGACCGCGCTCAAGCTCGGCGACGGCATGGCCCAGGTGTATTCGCTGGACAAGGCCGACGCCGCGCCGCTGCTGTTCTCCTCGAAGTACAGCTGCCCGGTCTGCGATTACTCGCTGCCCGAGCTGGAACCGCGGCTGTTCTCGTTCAACTCGCCGGTCGGCGCCTGCCCGACCTGCGACGGCCTCGGCGTCGCCGAGTTCTTCGATCCGGGCCGCGTGGTCGTGCATCCGGAGCTGTCGCTCTCGGCCGGCGCGGTGCGCGGCTGGGACCGCCGCAACGCCTATTACTTCCAGTTGATCCAGTCGCTGGCCAAGCACTACAAATTCAACGTCGATGCGCCCTGGCAGTCGCTGTCGGCGACGGTGCAGAAGGCGGTGCTGTACGGCAGCGGCGATGAGCTGATCAGCTTCACCTACCTCACCGAGAACGGCGGCCGCAGCCAGCGCAAGCATCGCTTCGAAGGCATCGTGCCGAACCTGGAGCGCCGCTACCGCGAAACCGAGTCGGCGGCAGTGCGCGAGGAACTGGCCAAGTACATCAGCCAACGTCCCTGCCCCGACTGCGCCGGTGCGCGCCTCAACCGCGCCGCGCGCAACGTGTTCGTCGCCGAACGCCCGCTGCCGGAACTGGTGGTGTTGCCGGTCGACGAGGCGCTGCAATTCTTCAAGGCCCTGGAACTGCCGGGCTGGCGCGGCGAGATCGCGGTCAAGATCGTCAAGGAGATCGTCGACCGCCTGCGCTTCCTGGTCGACGTCGGCCTGGATTACCTGACCCTGGAACGCAAGGCCGATTCGCTCTCCGGCGGCGAGGCCCAGCGCATCCGCCTGGCCAGCCAGATCGGCGCCGGCCTGGTCGGCGTGATGTACGTGCTCGACGAACCCTCGATCGGCCTGCACCAGCGCGACAACGAGCGCCTGCTCGGCACCCTGACCCGGCTGCGCGATCTCGGCAACACCGTGATCGTGGTCGAACACGACGAAGACGCGATCCGCCTGGCCGACTACATCGTCGACATCGGCCCTGGCGCCGGCGTGCACGGCGGCGAAGTCGTGGCCCAGGGCCAGTTCGCCGACGTGCTGAAGGCGCCGCGTTCGCTGACCGGCCAATACCTCAGCGGCAAGCGCCGGATCGAGATCCCCAAGAACCGGCACAAGCCGAATCCGAAGGCGATGCTGCATCTGCGCGGCGCCACCGGCAACAACCTCAAGGACGTCGACCTCGACATCCCCTCGGGCCTGTTGACCTGCGTCACCGGCGTGTCCGGTTCGGGCAAGTCGACCCTGATCAACGACACCTTGTACGTGCTCGCCGCCAACGAACTCAACGGCGCCTCGCAGACGCCGGCGCCGTACCGCTCGATCGAGAACATGGAGTTGTTCGACAAAGTCGTCGACATCGACCAGTCGCCGATCGGCCGCACGCCGCGTTCGAACCCGGCCACCTACACCGGCCTGTTCACGCCGCTGCGCGAGCTGTTCGCGCAGGTGCCGGAAGCGCGCGCACGCGGCTATT is a window of Lysobacter antibioticus DNA encoding:
- a CDS encoding OmpA family protein — encoded protein: MRHPSSAPFRPALARSGLLLAVLIAGVAGCDKQSPPADESATAATPAPVAAPVVRFDAKLSLVNNNGAIRYDGTVDSEATRKALSTALTQAYMGQISGSLNVDKAAKPAPWQDKLPQFAAALTMPGAAVSFQGTTIELSGQASDADRVTLLEKAKALFPGYNYAGLFEGVGGAAASSDAAAQALAALEPGKASSAEIAKALNLMNLRFDEGSARIAPASLDILSRAAKALQAGPKDARYEIVGPGGGAGQPADNEALSRQRAEAVKVQLIVAGANPGALDTRGEPGAAATPLRFNPVK
- a CDS encoding S8 family serine peptidase yields the protein MNRKERSLKWTALAIATAVLVAPAAYSGSKLQTFSKLQGPKATTSAKAVKKAAAQTYDRFIVTRAPGANAKLSAAAVNKQYANAASKLGIGIAPMRTLATGASLIRTDTKLNTAAMKELAIELMKDPSVIAVEPDLLKQKTMVPNDPGYAQQWHYKNGPGGINLEPAWDITDGDGIVVAVLDTGITPHTDLDANILPGYDFIIDQEVSVDGDGRDANPNDPGDWHAGECNIFGIPEDSSWHGTHVAGTIAAATNNASGVAGVAHGAKVQPVRVLGKCGGYTSDIIDAVTWASGGSVAGVPDNATPAEVINLSLGGSGACSVAEQTAFDAARARGTTVVIAAGNSGGDVVNFSPANCDNVVAVSAVGPTGTLASYSNFGPKIDVAAPGGSGAQPAADNILSTLNLGLQAQEGPGYAWMAGTSMAAPHVAGVVALMQSAATTPKTPAEIEKILVNTAHVGGLPGGCSWASPCGSGIVDARHAVAVANGSEPLPPDPQAPEPEPPIELENGITVTNIEVAANGVIKYQLLVPNGASNLLFAMYGGTGDSDIYVKYGAEPTNTSYDCRPFTASNNETCFFPTPKGGVWYVNVKGYRASAGMSLYPSFVDANWPRRVDAKASALPNHRTSVNLSWEKGKKNIDIYRNGAILKTVRNTGANTDTFRIIGSGTMSYKLCNNQTQECADPVEIQYNSSK
- the uvrA gene encoding excinuclease ABC subunit UvrA, with the protein product MALDYIRIRGARTHNLKNIDLDLPRDKLIVITGLSGSGKSSLAFDTIYAEGQRRYVESLSAYARQFLSVMEKPDVDHIEGLSPAISIEQKSTSHNPRSTVGTITEVYDYLRLLYARVGAPRCPDHHYPLEAQTVSQMVDQALALDPEQRYMLLAPVIRERKGEHAQVFEQLRAQGFVRVRVDGELYEIDAVPPLALRVKHTIEAVVDRFRPRDDIKQRLAESFETALKLGDGMAQVYSLDKADAAPLLFSSKYSCPVCDYSLPELEPRLFSFNSPVGACPTCDGLGVAEFFDPGRVVVHPELSLSAGAVRGWDRRNAYYFQLIQSLAKHYKFNVDAPWQSLSATVQKAVLYGSGDELISFTYLTENGGRSQRKHRFEGIVPNLERRYRETESAAVREELAKYISQRPCPDCAGARLNRAARNVFVAERPLPELVVLPVDEALQFFKALELPGWRGEIAVKIVKEIVDRLRFLVDVGLDYLTLERKADSLSGGEAQRIRLASQIGAGLVGVMYVLDEPSIGLHQRDNERLLGTLTRLRDLGNTVIVVEHDEDAIRLADYIVDIGPGAGVHGGEVVAQGQFADVLKAPRSLTGQYLSGKRRIEIPKNRHKPNPKAMLHLRGATGNNLKDVDLDIPSGLLTCVTGVSGSGKSTLINDTLYVLAANELNGASQTPAPYRSIENMELFDKVVDIDQSPIGRTPRSNPATYTGLFTPLRELFAQVPEARARGYSPGRFSFNVRGGRCEACQGDGLIKVEMHFLPDVYVPCDVCHGKRYNRETLEVLYKGYNINDVLSMTVEAALNLFEAVPTIARKLETLMDVGLSYIKLGQSATTLSGGEAQRVKLSKELSRRDTGRTLYILDEPTTGLHFHDIEHLLVVLHRLRDDGNTVVVIEHNLDVIKTADWVIDLGPEGGHRGGTILATGTPEQIAALPHSHTGHFLAPLLGTPKADAAKKKPAAKKSAPAATASRAKKKSAA